Proteins encoded by one window of Manihot esculenta cultivar AM560-2 chromosome 10, M.esculenta_v8, whole genome shotgun sequence:
- the LOC110623972 gene encoding uncharacterized protein LOC110623972 isoform X2, with the protein MFHPCKISCQLLLAYEHGNLQIFSSEAKNLKASYVDSCERHGVLPNAAILSGFFKAEVKKTCNELCSLDIFLDQLNDFDFPPLLDVCLSIETSEIEAVDIHNGSSRVLNGDYALSLMRAFNQKLRVVDLQDSLYGKDFLRELSQGGLTCQVLNLRSSRFRKLNMAGEFMRICTLNLDFNTSLSSFREDCFTCMPNLSCLSMCATRVANLWTTIAALSKLSSLVELRFQKWMCCNEAGSSSAPSGDKSDYQCEFGQMSSFSNNEALPIVRSEQTDFNLGTEEALRNMFSFNDVTINQEVQSMMEDSSDDSEVDFSTHWQEFEYMDSLSNETSARNRQINVQNEVSFGTMCNHSEESLAGAFTRHIADVALKYISCHASPICYEKHYKEYMIASLPHLKTLDNLPIRKIDRERAAVTYSQYFEYLPYNRKYKESVVHILNKREIKESRTSLQTKNHKPSYPCRNSQSFYTRSFCAAKVSSSAWPSLHPLSVSGGDLGGGRRSFRPRQFEYHPSISSLLVFGTLDGEVVVVNHENDKIVSYVPSLGAMNSVLGLCWLKSYPSKLIAGSDNGSLKLYDVEHMIPTRTGMCSGAGSVTFDDFDQLTSVHVNATDELFLASGYSKNVALYDINSGRRIQMFTDMHREHINVVKFSNHSPSVFATSSFDRDVKLWDLRQRPIQPCYTTSSSNGNVMVCFSPDDHYLLVSAVDNEVRQLLAVDGRPHLNFEISPTASSQNYTRSYYMNGRDYIISGSCDEHVVRVCCAQTGRRLKDISLED; encoded by the exons ATGTTTCATCCTTGCAAAATAT cttGTCAATTGCTACTTGCCTATGAACATGGAAACTTGCAAATTTTCAGTTCTGAAGCCAAGAATCTAAAAGCAAG TTATGTTGATTCCTGTGAAAGACATGGGGTCCTACCTAATGCTGCGATTTTATCTGGCTTCTTCAAG GCTGAGGTCAAAAAGACTTGCAACGAATTATGTAGCTTGGACATATTCTTGGACCAACTTAATGATTTTGACTTTCCTCCTCTTCTCGATGTTTGTTTGTCAATTGAAACTTCTGAGATTGAAGCTGTTGACATACATAATGGATCATCACGTGTGTTGAATGGAGACTATGCTTTATCTTTGATGCGTGCATTTAATCAAAAGCTTCGAGTGGTAGATCTTCAGGATTCATTGTATGGAAAGGACTTCTTAAG GGAACTCTCTCAAGGAGGGTTGACATGCCAAGTTTTAAACTTGAGATCTTCACGTTTCCGAAAGCTCAACATGGCAGGGGAATTCATGCGAATATGCACCCTTAATCTTGATTTCAATACCTCACTTTCTAGCTTCCGCGAGGATTGTTTTACTTGCATGCCCAATCTAAGTTGCCTATCAATGTGTGCAACAAGAGTTGCAAATTTATGGACAACCATTGCAGCACTTTCTAAACTCTCGTCTTTGGTGGAGCTGAGGTTTCAAAAGTGGATGTGCTGTAATGAGGCTGGGTCTTCTTCGGCACCATCTGGTGATAAGTCAGATTATCAATGTGAATTTGGTCAGATGAGCAGTTTTTCCAACAATGAAGCACTGCCCATTGTTAGAAGTGAGCAAACAGATTTTAACTTGGGCACAGAAGAGGCACTCAGGAATATGTTCTCTTTCAATGATGTAACAATAAATCAAGAAGTTCAAAGCATGATGGAAGATTCATCAGATGACAGTGAAGTGGATTTTTCAACTCACTGGCAGGAATTTGAGTACATGGATTCATTGTCTAATGAAACTTCAGCGCGGAACAGACAAATCAATGTGCAGAATGAG GTGTCTTTTGGTACTATGTGCAATCACAGTGAAGAATCCTTGGCAGGTGCTTTTACAAGGCATATTGCAGATGTTGCTTTGAAGTATATTTCATGTCATGCTTCGCCCATATGCTATGAGAAGCATTATAAAGAATACATGATAGCTTCATTGCCCCATTTGAAAACTTTAGATAACTTGCCAATAAGAAAGATTGACAGGGAAAGGGCTGCTGTTACATATTCACAATATTTTGAGTACTTACCATACAATCGAAAATATAAAGAGAGTGTTGTTCATATTTTGAATAAGCGTGAAATAAAGGAAAGTCGTACTTCTTTGCAGACTAAGAACCATAAGCCTTCATATCCTTGCAGAAACTCACAATCCTTCTATACCCGATCTTTTTGTGCTGCTAAAGTGAGTTCTTCAGCTTGGCCTTCTTTGCATCCACTTTCTGTGTCAGGTGGTGATTTGGGGGGTGGAAGAAGGAGCTTTCGACCAAGACAGTTTGAGTATCATCCTTCTATCTCTAGCCTTTTGGTATTTGGAACTTTAGATGGTGAGGTAGTTGTTGTCAATCATGAGAATGATAAAATAGTTAGTTATGTGCCCTCACTTGGAGCGATGAACAGTGTATTGGGGCTATGCTGGCTCAAGAGTTATCCATCCAAG CTCATAGCTGGTTCTGATAATGGCTCACTGAAATTGTATGATGTTGAGCATATGATCCCAACACGTACAGGCATGTGTTCAGGTGCTGGCTCAGTcacctttgatgattttgaccAGTTGACATCTGTTCATGTTAATGCTACGGATGAGCTATTTCTTGCAAGTGGATACTCAAAAAATGTTGCTCTGTATGACATCAATTCTGGAAGGAGAATACAGATGTTCACTGATATGCACAGGGAACACATCAATGTGGTGAAGTTCTCAAACCATTCCCCATCAGTTTTTGCTACTTCTTCATTTGATCGGGATGTCAAACTATGGGACTTGAGACAGAGACCAATACAGCCTTGCTATACAACTTCAAGCTCTAATGGAAATGTGATGGTTTGCTTTTCTCCAGATGATCACTATCTTCTTGTGTCTGCTGTTGACAATGAG GTTCGACAACTTTTGGCCGTTGATGGGAGGCCACACTTGAATTTTGAGATATCACCAACTGCAAGTTCACAGAATTATACTCGCTCCTACTACATGAATGGAAGGGATTATATTATAAGTGGGAGTTGTGATGAACATGTGGTCCGTGTCTGCTGT
- the LOC122724902 gene encoding uncharacterized mitochondrial protein AtMg00820-like, with product MPPLQVYTRRSHPSTNNNDISLPNAGTSSDSPPVPSSPTSVMPSTTEATPPLALRKGIRSSRNPHPIYNFVSYHRLSPSYYTFVSVVSAVSIPKTVREALDHPGWCNAMVEEMTALHNNGTWELVSLPPGKSTVGCRWVYTVKVGPDGKINRLKARLVAKGYTDFWA from the coding sequence ATGCCACCTCTTCAGGTCTATACACGTCGATCTCACCCATCTACTAATAACAATGACATTTCTCTCCCTAATGCAGGTACTTCTAGTGACTCACCTCCCGTTCCGTCATCACCTACTTCGGTCATGCCTTCAACTACAGAAGCTACTCCTCCTCTTGCTCTTCGAAAAGGTATTCGCTCTTCCCGAAATCCTCatcccatttataattttgtaagtTACCATCGTTTGTCTCCTTCCTATTATACTTTTGTCTCTGTTGTGTCTGCTGTCTCCATACCCAAGACAGTTAGAGAAGCATTAGATCATCCTGGTTGGTGTAATGCCATGGTTGAGGAAATGACTGCTCTGCATAACAATGGAACTTGGGAACTGGTATCCTTACCACCTGGTAAGTCTACTGTTGGTTGTCGATGGGTTTACACGGTTAAGGTGGGACCTGATGGCAAAATTAATCGCCTTAAAGCTCGCCTTGTAGCTAAAGGTTACACAGATTTTTGGGCTTGA
- the LOC110623972 gene encoding uncharacterized protein LOC110623972 isoform X1: protein MFHPCKISCQLLLAYEHGNLQIFSSEAKNLKASYVDSCERHGVLPNAAILSGFFKAEVKKTCNELCSLDIFLDQLNDFDFPPLLDVCLSIETSEIEAVDIHNGSSRVLNGDYALSLMRAFNQKLRVVDLQDSLYGKDFLRELSQGGLTCQVLNLRSSRFRKLNMAGEFMRICTLNLDFNTSLSSFREDCFTCMPNLSCLSMCATRVANLWTTIAALSKLSSLVELRFQKWMCCNEAGSSSAPSGDKSDYQCEFGQMSSFSNNEALPIVRSEQTDFNLGTEEALRNMFSFNDVTINQEVQSMMEDSSDDSEVDFSTHWQEFEYMDSLSNETSARNRQINVQNEVSFGTMCNHSEESLAGAFTRHIADVALKYISCHASPICYEKHYKEYMIASLPHLKTLDNLPIRKIDRERAAVTYSQYFEYLPYNRKYKESVVHILNKREIKESRTSLQTKNHKPSYPCRNSQSFYTRSFCAAKVSSSAWPSLHPLSVSGGDLGGGRRSFRPRQFEYHPSISSLLVFGTLDGEVVVVNHENDKIVSYVPSLGAMNSVLGLCWLKSYPSKLIAGSDNGSLKLYDVEHMIPTRTGMCSGAGSVTFDDFDQLTSVHVNATDELFLASGYSKNVALYDINSGRRIQMFTDMHREHINVVKFSNHSPSVFATSSFDRDVKLWDLRQRPIQPCYTTSSSNGNVMVCFSPDDHYLLVSAVDNEVRQLLAVDGRPHLNFEISPTASSQNYTRSYYMNGRDYIISGSCDEHVVRVCCAQTGRRLKDISLEGRGSGTSMYVQSLRGDPFRDFNMSILAAYMRPNSKYEIVKVNLLASGDRTKECSYSQHSQSSNSMGG from the exons ATGTTTCATCCTTGCAAAATAT cttGTCAATTGCTACTTGCCTATGAACATGGAAACTTGCAAATTTTCAGTTCTGAAGCCAAGAATCTAAAAGCAAG TTATGTTGATTCCTGTGAAAGACATGGGGTCCTACCTAATGCTGCGATTTTATCTGGCTTCTTCAAG GCTGAGGTCAAAAAGACTTGCAACGAATTATGTAGCTTGGACATATTCTTGGACCAACTTAATGATTTTGACTTTCCTCCTCTTCTCGATGTTTGTTTGTCAATTGAAACTTCTGAGATTGAAGCTGTTGACATACATAATGGATCATCACGTGTGTTGAATGGAGACTATGCTTTATCTTTGATGCGTGCATTTAATCAAAAGCTTCGAGTGGTAGATCTTCAGGATTCATTGTATGGAAAGGACTTCTTAAG GGAACTCTCTCAAGGAGGGTTGACATGCCAAGTTTTAAACTTGAGATCTTCACGTTTCCGAAAGCTCAACATGGCAGGGGAATTCATGCGAATATGCACCCTTAATCTTGATTTCAATACCTCACTTTCTAGCTTCCGCGAGGATTGTTTTACTTGCATGCCCAATCTAAGTTGCCTATCAATGTGTGCAACAAGAGTTGCAAATTTATGGACAACCATTGCAGCACTTTCTAAACTCTCGTCTTTGGTGGAGCTGAGGTTTCAAAAGTGGATGTGCTGTAATGAGGCTGGGTCTTCTTCGGCACCATCTGGTGATAAGTCAGATTATCAATGTGAATTTGGTCAGATGAGCAGTTTTTCCAACAATGAAGCACTGCCCATTGTTAGAAGTGAGCAAACAGATTTTAACTTGGGCACAGAAGAGGCACTCAGGAATATGTTCTCTTTCAATGATGTAACAATAAATCAAGAAGTTCAAAGCATGATGGAAGATTCATCAGATGACAGTGAAGTGGATTTTTCAACTCACTGGCAGGAATTTGAGTACATGGATTCATTGTCTAATGAAACTTCAGCGCGGAACAGACAAATCAATGTGCAGAATGAG GTGTCTTTTGGTACTATGTGCAATCACAGTGAAGAATCCTTGGCAGGTGCTTTTACAAGGCATATTGCAGATGTTGCTTTGAAGTATATTTCATGTCATGCTTCGCCCATATGCTATGAGAAGCATTATAAAGAATACATGATAGCTTCATTGCCCCATTTGAAAACTTTAGATAACTTGCCAATAAGAAAGATTGACAGGGAAAGGGCTGCTGTTACATATTCACAATATTTTGAGTACTTACCATACAATCGAAAATATAAAGAGAGTGTTGTTCATATTTTGAATAAGCGTGAAATAAAGGAAAGTCGTACTTCTTTGCAGACTAAGAACCATAAGCCTTCATATCCTTGCAGAAACTCACAATCCTTCTATACCCGATCTTTTTGTGCTGCTAAAGTGAGTTCTTCAGCTTGGCCTTCTTTGCATCCACTTTCTGTGTCAGGTGGTGATTTGGGGGGTGGAAGAAGGAGCTTTCGACCAAGACAGTTTGAGTATCATCCTTCTATCTCTAGCCTTTTGGTATTTGGAACTTTAGATGGTGAGGTAGTTGTTGTCAATCATGAGAATGATAAAATAGTTAGTTATGTGCCCTCACTTGGAGCGATGAACAGTGTATTGGGGCTATGCTGGCTCAAGAGTTATCCATCCAAG CTCATAGCTGGTTCTGATAATGGCTCACTGAAATTGTATGATGTTGAGCATATGATCCCAACACGTACAGGCATGTGTTCAGGTGCTGGCTCAGTcacctttgatgattttgaccAGTTGACATCTGTTCATGTTAATGCTACGGATGAGCTATTTCTTGCAAGTGGATACTCAAAAAATGTTGCTCTGTATGACATCAATTCTGGAAGGAGAATACAGATGTTCACTGATATGCACAGGGAACACATCAATGTGGTGAAGTTCTCAAACCATTCCCCATCAGTTTTTGCTACTTCTTCATTTGATCGGGATGTCAAACTATGGGACTTGAGACAGAGACCAATACAGCCTTGCTATACAACTTCAAGCTCTAATGGAAATGTGATGGTTTGCTTTTCTCCAGATGATCACTATCTTCTTGTGTCTGCTGTTGACAATGAG GTTCGACAACTTTTGGCCGTTGATGGGAGGCCACACTTGAATTTTGAGATATCACCAACTGCAAGTTCACAGAATTATACTCGCTCCTACTACATGAATGGAAGGGATTATATTATAAGTGGGAGTTGTGATGAACATGTGGTCCGTGTCTGCTGT
- the LOC110623972 gene encoding uncharacterized protein LOC110623972 isoform X3, protein MAMDVSSLQNIYVDSCERHGVLPNAAILSGFFKAEVKKTCNELCSLDIFLDQLNDFDFPPLLDVCLSIETSEIEAVDIHNGSSRVLNGDYALSLMRAFNQKLRVVDLQDSLYGKDFLRELSQGGLTCQVLNLRSSRFRKLNMAGEFMRICTLNLDFNTSLSSFREDCFTCMPNLSCLSMCATRVANLWTTIAALSKLSSLVELRFQKWMCCNEAGSSSAPSGDKSDYQCEFGQMSSFSNNEALPIVRSEQTDFNLGTEEALRNMFSFNDVTINQEVQSMMEDSSDDSEVDFSTHWQEFEYMDSLSNETSARNRQINVQNEVSFGTMCNHSEESLAGAFTRHIADVALKYISCHASPICYEKHYKEYMIASLPHLKTLDNLPIRKIDRERAAVTYSQYFEYLPYNRKYKESVVHILNKREIKESRTSLQTKNHKPSYPCRNSQSFYTRSFCAAKVSSSAWPSLHPLSVSGGDLGGGRRSFRPRQFEYHPSISSLLVFGTLDGEVVVVNHENDKIVSYVPSLGAMNSVLGLCWLKSYPSKLIAGSDNGSLKLYDVEHMIPTRTGMCSGAGSVTFDDFDQLTSVHVNATDELFLASGYSKNVALYDINSGRRIQMFTDMHREHINVVKFSNHSPSVFATSSFDRDVKLWDLRQRPIQPCYTTSSSNGNVMVCFSPDDHYLLVSAVDNEVRQLLAVDGRPHLNFEISPTASSQNYTRSYYMNGRDYIISGSCDEHVVRVCCAQTGRRLKDISLEGRGSGTSMYVQSLRGDPFRDFNMSILAAYMRPNSKYEIVKVNLLASGDRTKECSYSQHSQSSNSMGG, encoded by the exons ATGGCCATGGATGTTTCATCCTTGCAAAATAT TTATGTTGATTCCTGTGAAAGACATGGGGTCCTACCTAATGCTGCGATTTTATCTGGCTTCTTCAAG GCTGAGGTCAAAAAGACTTGCAACGAATTATGTAGCTTGGACATATTCTTGGACCAACTTAATGATTTTGACTTTCCTCCTCTTCTCGATGTTTGTTTGTCAATTGAAACTTCTGAGATTGAAGCTGTTGACATACATAATGGATCATCACGTGTGTTGAATGGAGACTATGCTTTATCTTTGATGCGTGCATTTAATCAAAAGCTTCGAGTGGTAGATCTTCAGGATTCATTGTATGGAAAGGACTTCTTAAG GGAACTCTCTCAAGGAGGGTTGACATGCCAAGTTTTAAACTTGAGATCTTCACGTTTCCGAAAGCTCAACATGGCAGGGGAATTCATGCGAATATGCACCCTTAATCTTGATTTCAATACCTCACTTTCTAGCTTCCGCGAGGATTGTTTTACTTGCATGCCCAATCTAAGTTGCCTATCAATGTGTGCAACAAGAGTTGCAAATTTATGGACAACCATTGCAGCACTTTCTAAACTCTCGTCTTTGGTGGAGCTGAGGTTTCAAAAGTGGATGTGCTGTAATGAGGCTGGGTCTTCTTCGGCACCATCTGGTGATAAGTCAGATTATCAATGTGAATTTGGTCAGATGAGCAGTTTTTCCAACAATGAAGCACTGCCCATTGTTAGAAGTGAGCAAACAGATTTTAACTTGGGCACAGAAGAGGCACTCAGGAATATGTTCTCTTTCAATGATGTAACAATAAATCAAGAAGTTCAAAGCATGATGGAAGATTCATCAGATGACAGTGAAGTGGATTTTTCAACTCACTGGCAGGAATTTGAGTACATGGATTCATTGTCTAATGAAACTTCAGCGCGGAACAGACAAATCAATGTGCAGAATGAG GTGTCTTTTGGTACTATGTGCAATCACAGTGAAGAATCCTTGGCAGGTGCTTTTACAAGGCATATTGCAGATGTTGCTTTGAAGTATATTTCATGTCATGCTTCGCCCATATGCTATGAGAAGCATTATAAAGAATACATGATAGCTTCATTGCCCCATTTGAAAACTTTAGATAACTTGCCAATAAGAAAGATTGACAGGGAAAGGGCTGCTGTTACATATTCACAATATTTTGAGTACTTACCATACAATCGAAAATATAAAGAGAGTGTTGTTCATATTTTGAATAAGCGTGAAATAAAGGAAAGTCGTACTTCTTTGCAGACTAAGAACCATAAGCCTTCATATCCTTGCAGAAACTCACAATCCTTCTATACCCGATCTTTTTGTGCTGCTAAAGTGAGTTCTTCAGCTTGGCCTTCTTTGCATCCACTTTCTGTGTCAGGTGGTGATTTGGGGGGTGGAAGAAGGAGCTTTCGACCAAGACAGTTTGAGTATCATCCTTCTATCTCTAGCCTTTTGGTATTTGGAACTTTAGATGGTGAGGTAGTTGTTGTCAATCATGAGAATGATAAAATAGTTAGTTATGTGCCCTCACTTGGAGCGATGAACAGTGTATTGGGGCTATGCTGGCTCAAGAGTTATCCATCCAAG CTCATAGCTGGTTCTGATAATGGCTCACTGAAATTGTATGATGTTGAGCATATGATCCCAACACGTACAGGCATGTGTTCAGGTGCTGGCTCAGTcacctttgatgattttgaccAGTTGACATCTGTTCATGTTAATGCTACGGATGAGCTATTTCTTGCAAGTGGATACTCAAAAAATGTTGCTCTGTATGACATCAATTCTGGAAGGAGAATACAGATGTTCACTGATATGCACAGGGAACACATCAATGTGGTGAAGTTCTCAAACCATTCCCCATCAGTTTTTGCTACTTCTTCATTTGATCGGGATGTCAAACTATGGGACTTGAGACAGAGACCAATACAGCCTTGCTATACAACTTCAAGCTCTAATGGAAATGTGATGGTTTGCTTTTCTCCAGATGATCACTATCTTCTTGTGTCTGCTGTTGACAATGAG GTTCGACAACTTTTGGCCGTTGATGGGAGGCCACACTTGAATTTTGAGATATCACCAACTGCAAGTTCACAGAATTATACTCGCTCCTACTACATGAATGGAAGGGATTATATTATAAGTGGGAGTTGTGATGAACATGTGGTCCGTGTCTGCTGT
- the LOC122724901 gene encoding secreted RxLR effector protein 161-like, whose protein sequence is MCPLPWIQMLSLFLNRGSHLKILLLVGKFNYLTITRPDISFAVSVVSQFLQTPYSSHWDAVICILRYIKGAPGQGLLYEDKGHSQIVGYSDADWAGSPSDRRSTSGYCIMIGGNLISWKSKKQSVVARSSAEAKYRAMALATCELIWLKQLQELKYSDTGQMKLICDNQAGLHIASNPIFHEDEAYRGGLSFY, encoded by the coding sequence ATGTGTCCACTCCCATGGATCCAAATGTTAAGCTTGTTCCTGAACAGGGGGAGCCACTTAAAGATCCTACTATTAGTCGGCAAGTTCAATTATCTCACTATCACACGACCAGATATTTCCTTTGCTGTAAGTGTGgttagtcaatttcttcaaactCCATACAGTAGTCACTGGGATGCAGTCATTTGCATTCTTAGATATATCAAAGGAGCTCCAGGACAGGGTCTACTCTATGAAGACAAGGGTCACTCACAAATTGTTGGCTAttctgatgcagattgggcaggttccccttcagatagacgatctacttcaggatattGTATTATGATTGGAGGGAATCTCATATcctggaaaagtaaaaaacagagtgtggttgcaagatcaagtgcagaagcaaaatatCGAGCTATGGCTTTAGCAACATGCGAACTCATCTGGTTGAAGCAACTCCAGGAATTGAAATATAGTGATACTGGCCAAATGAAGTTgatatgtgataatcaagctgGCCTCCATATTGCATCAAATCCAATTTTTCATGAGGACGAAGCATATAGAGGTGGATTGTCATTTTATTAG